ATTTATTTTCTTTATAGTTTACCTTCAAAAGTAAGAGCTGAGGATATTATTTTAATTACCTCCTTATCTATAATATTGTGTTTTTTTGCAACAATTTATCCTTCTTATAGAGCATCAAAATTAAATCCAGTGGATGCCCTAAGATATGAATAATAAAGTTCTTATTCTAAAAAATATCTCAAAACATTACAGCCAAGGCAAAACTATTGTTAGAGTATTAGATGATCTTAATTTAACAGTTAGTGAAGGGGAATTAATCGCTATAATAGGTACTTCAGGTAGTGGCAAATCAACTTTACTACATATTGCCGGCTTGCTTGATAAACCTACAAACGGTCAAGTCATCATACAAAATAGCAAGTATACGAAAAATCACCTAATTCGTCTTCATTATTTAGGTTTTATCTATCAACAACATCACTTACTTAAAGATTTTACTGCCCTTGAAAATGTCATTATGCCAAGACTTATTAGCGGTCTTGATCAAAAAGAAGCAGTACAAGATGCAACAAAGGTATTAGATGATTTAGGACTTGGGAAAAAACTCTATAATATGCCTGGAGAATTGTCAGGAGGAGAACAACAGCGTATTAGCATAGCTCGGAGCTTAATTAACA
The sequence above is a segment of the Rickettsia sp. Oklahoma-10 genome. Coding sequences within it:
- a CDS encoding ABC transporter ATP-binding protein translates to MNNKVLILKNISKHYSQGKTIVRVLDDLNLTVSEGELIAIIGTSGSGKSTLLHIAGLLDKPTNGQVIIQNSKYTKNHLIRLHYLGFIYQQHHLLKDFTALENVIMPRLISGLDQKEAVQDATKVLDDLGLGKKLYNMPGELSGGEQQRISIARSLINKPKIILADEPTGNLDPKTTNEVFNLFLKVAREQNTAVIMVTHNHELAHKMDKLYKLKHGLLNIA